In the Caldanaerovirga acetigignens genome, one interval contains:
- a CDS encoding branched-chain amino acid ABC transporter permease — MNWFYIEGVLILAGINIIAVLGLSLLTGFTGLFSFGHAGFMAVGAYTCVYFGERLGLPFIAAVIAGGLSAGLVSLFIGRLTLNLKGDYFCIATLGFGEAIRLLLDNLQIFGGARGWPGIPPKVDLMTVVIFSLFGIIFLVFLINSRHGRAMIAVREEELAAKVMGIDVYRYKVISLFISAVYAGVAGGLLGYYLTFLQPKLFGLQKSTEYTIMVIFGGIGSISGSVLAAFFLTVLPEILRSFAVWRFVIYGAAVIFIMIARPQGLMGGKEITLKGITSILKKSGKNRAIRSGEA; from the coding sequence GTGAATTGGTTTTATATCGAAGGAGTGCTGATTCTCGCGGGAATAAACATTATAGCAGTTTTGGGCCTTTCCCTCCTGACCGGGTTTACGGGACTTTTTTCTTTTGGCCACGCAGGCTTTATGGCTGTTGGGGCGTACACATGCGTATATTTCGGAGAAAGGTTGGGGCTGCCTTTTATAGCTGCTGTTATCGCTGGGGGACTTTCGGCAGGCCTAGTGAGCCTTTTCATAGGAAGGCTTACTCTCAATCTAAAAGGCGATTACTTTTGCATCGCAACTTTGGGATTCGGGGAGGCAATACGGCTTTTGCTGGATAACCTTCAGATTTTCGGCGGGGCGAGGGGCTGGCCGGGCATACCCCCTAAGGTAGACCTCATGACAGTAGTGATATTTAGCTTGTTCGGAATCATATTTTTGGTATTTTTGATAAATTCTAGGCACGGGCGTGCGATGATAGCGGTGAGGGAAGAAGAACTAGCTGCTAAGGTTATGGGGATCGATGTCTATAGGTATAAAGTTATTTCGCTTTTTATCAGTGCCGTATATGCCGGCGTGGCTGGAGGGCTTCTGGGATATTACCTTACCTTCCTCCAGCCTAAACTGTTCGGCTTGCAAAAGTCTACGGAGTACACCATAATGGTAATATTTGGCGGAATCGGAAGCATTTCTGGTAGCGTGCTTGCTGCTTTCTTTTTGACGGTGCTGCCGGAAATTTTAAGGTCATTTGCGGTGTGGAGGTTCGTGATATACGGTGCTGCTGTTATATTCATCATGATAGCAAGGCCGCAAGGCCTCATGGGCGGTAAGGAGATAACGTTAAAAGGCATAACTTCCATTTTAAAAAAATCGGGCAAAAATAGGGCTATTCGAAGCGGGGAGGCATAG
- a CDS encoding DMT family transporter, translated as MKIKKSLLADGALLLIAMAWGLNFVVMKNALQRITPFMYLAVRFLLAFLILAAIFRDNLKVMDKEDIVGGTIIGLFLFFGFATQTLGLLYTTPAKSGFITGSNVVMVPFLAYTLNKKFPGWYQVLGAAVTFAGLGVISLEGGFRISKGDFLTLLCAVFFAMQIVTIEYYARRGNPVNLAILETGITGILSLLAGALTEPMPVTLDLTMWIAILYAVICCTAGAFLVQNVAQKYTTSTHAAVIMCQEAVFAAVFSFLFWGEPLTLKALTGFALILAGVLITELLPADGVKTESRVKCGKGA; from the coding sequence ATGAAGATTAAAAAAAGCCTATTAGCTGACGGCGCTCTTCTTCTCATAGCAATGGCCTGGGGACTTAATTTTGTGGTGATGAAAAACGCCCTTCAGAGGATAACTCCTTTTATGTACCTTGCTGTGCGGTTTTTGCTGGCCTTCCTCATCCTTGCGGCAATATTTAGAGATAATTTAAAGGTCATGGACAAAGAGGATATCGTCGGGGGCACCATAATAGGTCTTTTTCTCTTTTTCGGCTTTGCAACCCAGACCTTGGGCCTTTTATATACGACTCCTGCCAAATCCGGTTTTATAACCGGAAGCAATGTGGTTATGGTTCCGTTTCTGGCATACACTTTAAATAAAAAATTTCCCGGCTGGTATCAAGTATTAGGAGCTGCCGTCACTTTTGCCGGCCTGGGCGTCATCTCTCTGGAAGGGGGTTTTAGGATAAGCAAAGGCGACTTTCTCACATTGCTCTGTGCCGTATTCTTTGCTATGCAGATAGTGACTATTGAATATTACGCCAGGCGTGGAAACCCTGTAAACCTGGCAATCCTAGAGACTGGCATAACCGGAATCCTCTCCCTCTTAGCAGGTGCATTGACAGAGCCTATGCCCGTGACGCTTGATTTGACGATGTGGATTGCAATACTTTATGCAGTTATTTGCTGCACGGCAGGTGCCTTTCTCGTGCAGAACGTGGCCCAGAAGTATACTACCTCTACCCATGCGGCGGTCATAATGTGCCAGGAGGCGGTGTTTGCTGCAGTATTTTCTTTCCTCTTTTGGGGTGAGCCATTGACGCTAAAAGCTCTGACCGGCTTTGCGCTGATACTGGCAGGTGTCCTGATAACAGAGCTTTTACCTGCTGATGGAGTAAAAACGGAATCTCGGGTCAAATGCGGTAAAGGCGCTTAA
- the trpS gene encoding tryptophan--tRNA ligase, whose amino-acid sequence MTGKKRIFSGAQPSGSVTLGNYLGAIKNWVKLQDEYDCIYCIVDLHALTVRQDPAAFRERCYSFLAQYLACGLDPEKNIIYFQSHVSAHAELAWILNCYTYVGELSRMTQFKEKARKHRDNINAGLFTYPVLMAADILLFKTDLVPVGEDQKQHIELTRDVAVRFNNLYGEVFKIPEAYIPKVGARIMSLQEPTKKMSKSDENENSYILVLDSPDLIMRKFKKAVTDSEAVIRYDEKAKPGISNLMNIYAAMTGRSFEEIEKEFEGQGYGAFKKAVAEAVIEGLRPIREKYRELMADKGYLESVIKCGATRAKDIASQTLKEVYDKIGLVPLPEGNL is encoded by the coding sequence ATGACCGGTAAAAAAAGGATATTCAGCGGTGCGCAGCCTTCGGGCTCTGTGACACTTGGAAACTATCTGGGAGCTATAAAAAACTGGGTCAAGCTTCAGGATGAGTACGATTGTATTTACTGCATAGTGGACCTTCATGCGCTTACAGTAAGGCAGGACCCGGCAGCATTTAGAGAAAGATGCTATTCATTTTTGGCTCAATACCTGGCGTGTGGGCTTGATCCTGAAAAAAACATTATATATTTCCAGTCTCATGTAAGCGCCCATGCAGAACTGGCGTGGATTTTGAACTGCTACACTTACGTAGGAGAGCTGAGCAGGATGACACAATTTAAAGAAAAGGCGAGAAAGCACAGGGACAACATAAACGCAGGGCTTTTCACCTATCCTGTATTGATGGCGGCAGACATCCTGCTTTTCAAGACGGACCTGGTTCCCGTGGGAGAAGACCAAAAACAACATATCGAACTTACCCGGGACGTTGCCGTAAGGTTCAACAACCTGTATGGAGAAGTGTTCAAAATACCGGAGGCGTACATTCCGAAAGTTGGAGCAAGGATAATGAGCCTGCAGGAGCCGACGAAAAAGATGTCAAAGAGCGACGAAAACGAAAACAGCTATATTTTAGTGCTCGATTCGCCTGATTTGATAATGAGGAAATTTAAAAAAGCGGTTACCGATTCTGAAGCGGTCATACGCTATGATGAGAAAGCAAAGCCCGGCATAAGCAATTTGATGAACATTTATGCTGCTATGACAGGGCGGTCTTTCGAGGAAATTGAAAAGGAATTTGAAGGACAAGGCTACGGAGCTTTTAAGAAGGCTGTGGCTGAAGCGGTTATAGAAGGTCTTAGGCCTATCAGAGAAAAATACCGAGAGCTTATGGCCGACAAAGGTTACCTCGAAAGTGTGATAAAATGTGGAGCTACCAGGGCAAAAGATATTGCCTCTCAGACGTTAAAGGAAGTGTACGATAAAATAGGACTAGTGCCGCTGCCCGAGGGCAATCTGTGA
- a CDS encoding ECF transporter S component: MKKDTKFLTRTALLLALTLMVQYLKMPQIITGSLVNAMLVIAGEMVNPISGVTIGLLTPLIAILVGILKFPPMVPFIMAGNALYVWLYSVQKNTVLKIALPSLAKYAWLSICAVYILKWVGVKVPQPVIQAFTLPQLMTASIGAAVGVAVAVVLKKIDKGEDM, encoded by the coding sequence ATGAAAAAAGATACGAAATTTTTGACCAGGACCGCCTTATTGCTTGCCTTGACGCTCATGGTTCAGTACCTTAAAATGCCCCAAATTATTACCGGCTCTTTGGTAAATGCCATGCTCGTCATCGCAGGGGAAATGGTTAATCCGATTTCGGGAGTTACCATAGGCCTTTTGACTCCTTTGATTGCGATCTTAGTAGGAATTTTAAAATTTCCTCCAATGGTGCCGTTCATAATGGCGGGGAACGCTCTCTATGTATGGCTTTATTCTGTCCAAAAGAATACGGTATTAAAAATTGCGCTGCCTTCTTTAGCAAAGTACGCCTGGCTTTCGATCTGTGCAGTTTATATCTTAAAATGGGTAGGAGTAAAAGTGCCACAGCCTGTTATCCAGGCCTTTACCCTGCCGCAACTGATGACGGCATCAATAGGGGCAGCGGTAGGTGTGGCTGTTGCAGTTGTGTTAAAAAAGATTGACAAGGGAGAGGATATGTAA
- a CDS encoding peptidoglycan D,D-transpeptidase FtsI family protein, with protein sequence MTRLKRNVRLVFIMFCGLFLSLLGYLTYFQVYERQKLIESSYNRRLWEQEESIIRGTIYDSKGRVLAKTVEESGRKKRVYQGGEAFGPVIGYSTRKLGRAGLEQTLNGELLGVSQQDPMMVLRQKVLGVSKGNDVYLTIDSELQNKAYQLFRGRRGALVALEPNTGAVLALVSSPGYDPNFIEQKWESLYKNESSPLLNRAVQGLYPPGSTFKIVTLAAALESIQDLEFKTYKTPGYVEVNGRVIRDYEGFRPGDYDIKRAFSLSSNSVFVKVGLEVGKERLFEKAVDFGFNEGVSFELPVATSRFPRFSLVGDDVELGEASIGQGKILATPFQMAMVASAVASGGRIMKPYIVKEVVTPLGGVKNISTPSVLKEAIDAITANKIKEYMVDVVENGTGQQARIKGVKVAGKTGSAENPHGRPHAWFVGFAPADSPKIAVAVIVENAGSGGANAAPIAREVMWQYLKGLQQD encoded by the coding sequence ATGACGAGGCTTAAGAGGAACGTAAGACTGGTATTTATAATGTTTTGCGGGCTTTTTTTAAGTCTTCTCGGATATCTTACATATTTTCAGGTATACGAGCGCCAAAAGCTCATCGAAAGTTCCTACAACCGAAGGCTCTGGGAGCAGGAAGAAAGTATAATAAGGGGTACAATATACGATTCAAAGGGCAGGGTTCTTGCAAAGACCGTAGAGGAAAGCGGTAGGAAAAAACGGGTTTATCAAGGAGGCGAAGCCTTCGGGCCGGTTATCGGGTATTCCACCAGAAAATTGGGTAGGGCCGGCTTAGAGCAGACATTGAACGGAGAGCTATTGGGGGTTTCGCAGCAGGACCCCATGATGGTTTTGCGGCAAAAAGTGTTGGGGGTTTCAAAGGGAAACGATGTGTATTTGACAATAGACTCGGAGCTGCAAAATAAAGCCTACCAGCTCTTTAGAGGAAGGCGGGGAGCTTTGGTCGCTCTTGAACCGAATACCGGAGCTGTGCTTGCCCTGGTCAGCTCGCCCGGTTACGACCCTAATTTTATTGAACAAAAATGGGAATCGCTTTATAAAAATGAAAGCAGCCCTTTGCTCAACCGGGCGGTGCAAGGGCTATATCCGCCCGGGTCTACTTTTAAAATAGTGACCCTTGCTGCAGCCTTAGAAAGCATACAGGATTTAGAGTTTAAAACCTACAAAACTCCGGGATATGTGGAAGTGAACGGCAGAGTGATAAGAGATTACGAAGGTTTCAGGCCGGGAGATTATGACATAAAAAGGGCTTTTAGCCTCTCAAGCAATTCGGTTTTTGTAAAGGTGGGTCTGGAAGTAGGGAAGGAGAGGCTTTTTGAAAAGGCGGTGGATTTCGGTTTCAATGAAGGAGTATCTTTCGAACTCCCTGTGGCAACAAGCCGCTTTCCGCGGTTTTCTTTGGTAGGGGATGATGTGGAACTTGGCGAGGCTTCCATAGGCCAGGGGAAAATTCTTGCGACCCCATTTCAGATGGCTATGGTGGCTTCTGCAGTTGCAAGCGGCGGGCGAATTATGAAGCCTTATATTGTTAAGGAAGTTGTCACCCCATTAGGAGGGGTTAAAAATATTTCTACCCCTTCAGTTTTAAAAGAGGCGATCGATGCAATTACGGCAAATAAGATCAAGGAGTATATGGTTGATGTAGTGGAGAACGGGACCGGTCAACAAGCCAGGATAAAAGGAGTAAAGGTAGCAGGCAAGACAGGCAGTGCCGAAAATCCCCATGGAAGGCCTCACGCCTGGTTTGTGGGATTTGCACCGGCAGACAGCCCGAAAATTGCTGTGGCGGTCATAGTAGAAAACGCCGGTTCAGGAGGGGCAAATGCAGCTCCTATAGCCCGAGAGGTTATGTGGCAGTATTTGAAGGGGCTGCAGCAGGATTAA
- a CDS encoding FHA domain-containing protein, which translates to MYELLAQILKFLLIGLIYYFLYNFLKLMVLDLYEEGKSPDETGYCLRCEDGREFPIRRVTTIGRAKDSDIVIDDPYLSSKHAMIYRRGRRLIIQDLKSTNGTYINGRRIKKPMALKEKDVITMGSRKFTFLRREDRGLERGSNL; encoded by the coding sequence GTGTATGAGCTTCTTGCTCAGATCTTGAAATTTTTGCTGATCGGACTTATATATTATTTTCTTTATAACTTTCTAAAGTTGATGGTCCTCGACCTTTATGAAGAAGGAAAGTCGCCGGATGAGACCGGCTATTGCCTAAGGTGCGAGGATGGGAGGGAATTTCCTATCCGCAGGGTGACAACGATAGGGAGGGCAAAGGACTCGGATATTGTGATTGACGATCCTTATCTTTCTAGCAAGCACGCCATGATTTACAGGCGAGGAAGGAGACTTATAATTCAGGACTTAAAGAGCACAAACGGTACTTATATCAACGGCAGGAGGATTAAAAAACCGATGGCGCTAAAGGAGAAGGATGTCATAACGATGGGCAGCCGGAAATTTACCTTTTTGAGGAGGGAGGACCGTGGACTCGAGAGAGGAAGCAATTTATAA
- a CDS encoding branched-chain amino acid ABC transporter permease, with amino-acid sequence MIQILQQLINGLSIGSVYALMAVGYSLVYSIMNFSNFAHGGVIMLGAYFGFFFVTLYKMPFWVAFFGAGICAMLVAVLVERVAYKPLRARNAPFLYFMISAMGASMFMENFVIATIGPTFRTYPQVFAPQPFNLGGIYVGRLDMVMFVISCISLVALVYFIEFTKMGKAIQATAFNPKASALMGINTDFVTIVVFALGGFLAGIAGVLFGMKYTVYPQIGSITIKSFIAAVFGGLGSLPGAVIGSFILGILETMVSGYMMSQYRDLISFSLLILILVFKPMGLMGKSSEEKA; translated from the coding sequence ATGATCCAGATACTGCAACAACTGATTAATGGCCTTTCGATAGGCAGCGTATACGCCCTCATGGCGGTGGGTTATTCGTTGGTCTACAGCATAATGAATTTCAGTAATTTTGCCCACGGCGGTGTGATAATGCTGGGGGCGTATTTCGGCTTTTTCTTCGTTACCCTTTATAAGATGCCGTTTTGGGTAGCTTTTTTCGGGGCTGGAATTTGTGCGATGCTGGTTGCGGTATTGGTGGAGAGGGTGGCCTATAAGCCCTTAAGAGCAAGGAATGCCCCCTTCTTGTATTTTATGATTTCAGCGATGGGGGCTTCTATGTTTATGGAAAATTTCGTGATAGCTACCATAGGCCCGACTTTCCGGACCTATCCACAAGTCTTTGCGCCCCAGCCTTTCAATTTGGGAGGCATATACGTAGGACGTCTAGATATGGTGATGTTTGTAATTTCGTGTATTAGTCTTGTTGCCCTGGTTTATTTTATTGAGTTTACCAAAATGGGAAAAGCCATACAGGCCACGGCATTTAATCCAAAAGCTAGTGCCTTGATGGGAATAAATACGGATTTTGTGACAATTGTGGTTTTCGCCCTTGGAGGATTTCTGGCCGGGATTGCCGGAGTGCTTTTTGGAATGAAATACACTGTCTATCCCCAGATAGGCTCGATAACAATAAAGTCTTTCATAGCAGCAGTATTTGGCGGACTTGGGAGCCTGCCAGGAGCGGTGATAGGTTCTTTTATCCTGGGCATCCTTGAAACCATGGTATCGGGCTACATGATGTCCCAGTACAGGGACCTGATTTCTTTCAGCTTATTGATATTGATCCTTGTATTTAAACCCATGGGTCTCATGGGTAAATCCTCCGAAGAAAAGGCGTAA
- a CDS encoding ABC transporter ATP-binding protein — MELLRIENLTKTFGGLTAVKDVSFAVRQGSISGLIGPNGAGKTTVFNLITGIYKVTSGSIYFENTPIHDKEPHIIARMGITRTFQNIRLFKNLTVYQNVLTACHHNADYNICDVALRLNKFRRQERELKEFAERLLELMELSGWKDKVANSLPYGLQRRLEIARALALKPKLLLLDEPAAGMNPDETLQLMNLIRRIRDEFCCTILVIEHHMDLIMGICENIVVLNFGEKLAEGPPEKIQQDPKVIEAYLGEGGMPVA, encoded by the coding sequence ATGGAGCTTTTGAGAATAGAAAATCTTACTAAAACCTTTGGTGGCCTTACCGCCGTGAAAGATGTGAGCTTTGCGGTTAGACAGGGTTCCATATCGGGGCTCATAGGACCAAATGGCGCGGGAAAGACGACCGTTTTTAACCTTATTACTGGAATTTACAAAGTCACAAGCGGCAGTATATATTTTGAGAATACCCCGATCCACGACAAAGAACCCCACATAATTGCAAGGATGGGGATTACAAGGACTTTCCAGAACATCAGGCTCTTTAAAAACCTGACGGTTTACCAAAACGTTTTGACGGCATGTCACCACAACGCCGATTACAATATATGTGATGTGGCCTTGAGGTTGAATAAATTTAGGCGGCAGGAGAGGGAATTGAAAGAGTTTGCAGAAAGGCTTCTAGAGCTCATGGAGCTTTCAGGCTGGAAGGACAAGGTAGCTAATTCCCTCCCTTATGGACTGCAGCGGAGGCTGGAAATTGCAAGAGCCCTGGCCTTAAAGCCCAAGCTTCTCCTGCTAGACGAACCCGCCGCAGGCATGAATCCCGACGAGACTCTGCAACTGATGAACCTCATCCGAAGGATAAGGGATGAATTCTGTTGCACCATCCTCGTCATAGAACACCACATGGACTTGATAATGGGGATATGCGAAAACATCGTAGTGCTCAACTTCGGTGAGAAGTTGGCAGAAGGGCCTCCCGAAAAAATCCAGCAGGACCCGAAAGTGATAGAGGCGTACCTGGGCGAAGGGGGGATGCCGGTTGCTTGA
- a CDS encoding FtsW/RodA/SpoVE family cell cycle protein — MDSREEAIYNRSLAAMALVGFLSFLLLSMYRKPVDFLPFYGALAFLTVVFIGYFFTGWVITNSDKFLLLISSFLAQLGLIMLCRINLELFKRQVIFFGIGVAFFILVSFFTKYLLKREIAPFFYWGATIILLILPLLFGVEKGGAKNWLIFGRFTFQPSELAKITFAFYLAGALKNGRITSFSRMIAEILAVIGLLTLSKDLGGAMLFYFTALIVIFVATSRIDLFAVGGGLFAALGVLGYNLFDHVKVRIEAWLNPWQDVPGRGYQIAQSLFAIAEGGYFGTGLGLGRPDFIPAVATDFIFSAFAEEFGFLGAAAVVLMYFLLVYRGIRIALRLRENFEILLAVGHTVMFGMQIFTIIGGVIKLIPVTGVTLPFMSYGGSSLVMSFASLGVLNGLWQRALEDEDDDEA; from the coding sequence GTGGACTCGAGAGAGGAAGCAATTTATAACAGGTCGCTTGCCGCTATGGCCCTGGTGGGTTTTTTGTCTTTTTTGCTTCTTTCCATGTACAGGAAACCGGTAGATTTTTTGCCTTTTTATGGAGCACTGGCGTTTCTGACTGTAGTATTTATTGGGTATTTTTTCACCGGGTGGGTGATAACGAATTCCGATAAATTTTTGTTGTTGATCTCTTCTTTTTTGGCACAGCTTGGACTTATCATGCTGTGTCGGATAAACCTGGAGCTTTTTAAAAGGCAGGTTATATTTTTCGGGATAGGCGTAGCATTTTTTATTTTGGTCAGTTTCTTTACCAAATACCTGCTAAAGCGCGAAATTGCACCTTTTTTTTACTGGGGAGCCACTATAATTTTGCTAATTCTTCCCCTCTTATTTGGGGTGGAAAAAGGCGGTGCTAAAAACTGGCTCATATTTGGAAGGTTTACTTTTCAACCCTCAGAGCTTGCGAAAATAACCTTTGCCTTTTACTTGGCTGGCGCTTTAAAAAACGGCAGGATAACTTCATTTTCCAGGATGATAGCGGAAATCCTTGCAGTGATTGGACTTTTGACCTTGTCAAAGGATTTGGGAGGAGCGATGCTGTTTTATTTTACCGCCCTGATCGTAATTTTTGTGGCGACTTCGCGGATAGATTTATTTGCCGTTGGCGGGGGCCTTTTTGCGGCCCTTGGGGTCCTGGGGTACAACCTTTTTGACCATGTAAAGGTGAGGATAGAGGCCTGGCTCAATCCCTGGCAGGATGTGCCCGGCAGGGGGTATCAGATAGCGCAGTCGCTCTTTGCCATAGCAGAAGGGGGATACTTCGGGACAGGCCTGGGCCTGGGAAGGCCTGACTTCATCCCGGCGGTAGCGACGGATTTTATCTTCTCAGCTTTTGCCGAAGAATTTGGCTTTCTGGGAGCTGCAGCGGTGGTGCTGATGTATTTCCTTCTTGTGTACAGGGGAATAAGGATCGCCTTGAGACTTCGGGAAAACTTTGAGATTTTGCTGGCAGTAGGGCATACGGTGATGTTTGGGATGCAGATTTTTACCATTATAGGCGGCGTTATAAAACTAATACCTGTGACCGGTGTTACGCTTCCTTTTATGAGTTACGGAGGCAGCTCGCTGGTAATGAGCTTTGCTTCCCTCGGAGTATTGAACGGATTGTGGCAGAGAGCTCTGGAGGATGAAGACGATGACGAGGCTTAA
- a CDS encoding ABC transporter substrate-binding protein yields MSKKVALLILSALLVILSISGCGQGQKNQGASGDVVKVGWIGSLTGDQAVWGQSELNTLKMLAEELNNSGGVLGKKIEIVGYDTRGDATEAVNAVKRLISQDKVIAIIGPNTSSSAMAISGILEEMKVPDIATVATNPKVTVLDGKVKPFNFRVCFIDPYQGAVAAGYAYDVLGFKKAAVLYDVTDEYSQGLAEFFIKTFEEKGGQIVAKEAFKSGDTDFRPQLSKIKAASPDVIFMPYFFKEVALSAKQARDLGIKSVLMGGDGWPSDTLLEMAADAVEGSYFVNHLDFDDPAVQEFKQKYNAKYGKMPELNGYLAHDAFFVLVDAIKRANSFDPVAIRDALETVDIQGITGRIRISKDTHNPEGKEAAIIKIEGGKYKFQQKYAVTE; encoded by the coding sequence ATGTCAAAAAAAGTGGCGTTGCTAATTTTATCAGCCCTTCTCGTGATTTTATCAATTTCTGGTTGCGGCCAGGGGCAGAAAAATCAGGGCGCATCCGGCGATGTGGTCAAAGTCGGCTGGATAGGCTCTCTAACCGGGGACCAGGCCGTATGGGGACAGAGCGAACTTAATACCCTAAAAATGCTAGCTGAAGAGCTAAACAATTCAGGCGGAGTCTTGGGCAAAAAAATAGAAATTGTGGGCTATGACACCCGCGGTGATGCTACTGAAGCTGTAAACGCAGTAAAAAGGCTAATTTCCCAGGACAAGGTGATCGCCATTATAGGCCCCAACACCAGCAGCTCGGCGATGGCAATTTCCGGTATTCTGGAAGAGATGAAAGTTCCAGACATAGCCACAGTTGCAACTAATCCCAAAGTAACGGTTTTGGACGGAAAAGTGAAGCCCTTCAACTTTAGGGTGTGCTTTATAGACCCCTACCAGGGTGCCGTTGCGGCCGGTTACGCTTACGACGTATTGGGGTTTAAAAAGGCGGCGGTTCTTTACGACGTGACCGACGAGTACTCCCAGGGACTTGCAGAATTTTTCATAAAGACTTTTGAGGAAAAAGGCGGACAGATAGTGGCCAAGGAGGCTTTCAAGAGCGGGGATACCGATTTCAGACCGCAGCTTTCAAAAATCAAGGCCGCGAGCCCCGACGTAATCTTCATGCCTTACTTCTTCAAGGAAGTGGCCCTCAGCGCAAAGCAGGCCAGGGACCTCGGCATAAAGAGCGTGCTAATGGGCGGCGACGGATGGCCTTCGGATACCTTGCTGGAAATGGCAGCCGATGCTGTCGAAGGGAGCTACTTTGTAAACCACCTGGATTTCGACGACCCGGCGGTGCAGGAATTTAAACAAAAATACAATGCCAAATACGGCAAAATGCCCGAGCTCAACGGATACCTGGCCCATGACGCATTCTTTGTGCTGGTGGACGCCATAAAGCGGGCCAACAGCTTTGACCCGGTGGCTATAAGAGATGCCTTGGAGACGGTTGATATTCAGGGCATTACTGGAAGGATAAGGATAAGCAAGGATACCCACAACCCCGAAGGGAAAGAAGCGGCTATAATAAAGATAGAAGGCGGCAAGTATAAGTTCCAGCAGAAATACGCTGTGACTGAGTGA
- a CDS encoding ABC transporter ATP-binding protein: MLEIKDLHVYYGGIHALKGVSISVEKGEIVTIIGANGAGKSTLLNAVSGIVRYREGSILFKGEPLPKLPHLIVKRGIVQVPEGRLIFANLTVKDNLMLGAYLRSDMNGIKRDLEMVYELFPRLKEREKQMAGTLSGGEQQMLAIGRGLMGNPELVLMDEPSLGLAPLMVQTIFKVIKDIKSMGKTILLVEQNAYKALATADRAYVLEQGRIVKSGRAQDLLDDPGIKESYLGVKVNNRG, from the coding sequence TTGCTTGAAATCAAAGACCTTCACGTCTATTACGGTGGCATACATGCCCTTAAAGGCGTCAGCATATCGGTGGAAAAGGGTGAAATAGTCACAATAATAGGCGCAAACGGCGCTGGAAAATCCACGCTTTTGAATGCCGTATCGGGAATCGTGAGGTACAGGGAAGGCAGCATCTTGTTCAAGGGAGAACCACTCCCAAAATTGCCCCACCTCATTGTAAAAAGGGGCATCGTCCAGGTGCCCGAGGGAAGGTTGATTTTCGCAAATCTCACAGTGAAGGACAACCTTATGCTGGGGGCATACCTTAGGAGTGATATGAATGGGATAAAGCGGGATTTGGAAATGGTGTACGAGCTCTTTCCCCGCCTGAAAGAAAGAGAAAAGCAGATGGCGGGGACTCTCTCCGGCGGGGAGCAACAGATGCTTGCTATAGGGCGGGGGCTTATGGGCAATCCAGAGCTCGTGCTTATGGATGAACCTTCGCTCGGCCTTGCCCCTTTGATGGTCCAAACCATTTTCAAAGTTATAAAGGACATCAAGAGCATGGGCAAGACCATCCTGCTGGTAGAGCAAAACGCCTATAAAGCTCTGGCCACCGCTGACAGAGCTTATGTGCTCGAACAAGGAAGGATAGTAAAAAGCGGCAGGGCACAAGACCTCCTCGACGATCCGGGGATAAAAGAATCATACCTTGGAGTAAAGGTGAATAACCGCGGTTAA